The following nucleotide sequence is from Pseudomonas sp. RC10.
AGCGCGCCGTTGGGCTGACGCAGGATTTCATCGGCGCACACCGCACGAATGCCGTCGGCGCCGAGCAATTCCAGGCCCGCCCGCAACAGGCCGGACGCGGTGAACTGATCGCCGACTTCAGCGAGCATGACCCAGTCGCTGGTCATCTGGCGCACGGCCTGATTGAGTTTGTCGACGTAGTTGCTGGCGCTGACCTTGACGAAATGCAGCGTGTTGCTGAAGGTCGTCGACGTTGGCGGCTCGGCGGTGGTGAACACGACCACGCGAAAGGCCTTGTTGTGCCCTTCGACCAGGCTGTCGAGCGTCACTTGCAGCTTGTCCATGTCGCTTTCCAGGTCCAGCAACAGCAGACCGAACACGGGCCCGCCATCTTTCTCGGCCAGGTACCGACCAATCGCCGACGCTTCAGCGGCGTCAGGGTTACGGGCTGGGAGCCAGTTCAGAAGCTTGCCCGAGGGCATCGCCTCAAGCCGGCGAAGGCTGTCGTAGTCAGGGGCTGCCGCGAGCCGTTCGGCCCAGGCGTTCATCAACGGTGCCTCCTCGGCGTCCTGCTCGGTCAGCAGTTGCGCCAGGCGCTTGACCACACGCCGGTTGAACGCGTTCAGGTCCATCGCGGCCCACAGGCGGTTGATCACGGTTTCCGGCACATCGTTGGCGTGGGTAGCCAACAGCGCTTCCTGACGCACCCAGATGCCTTCGAGTTCGGCCAGTTGCACATACCCGGCAGGCATGGCGTGCAACAGGAATTCCTGAGCCGTCAGCTGATCGAAAAAGGCCTGGTTGTAGAACGGCATTTCTACGTATTGATGCGGGCCGAACAGACGCGTTGGCTGGCCTTTGAAGTCGGTCCACGTGGAGTCAAATATGAGCTCGGCAGTCAGCGATTTGCGGGTGCGGAGGCATTCGGCAAACGCCTCAAAACTCTCCAGCGTGGCGTCCTTCACCTCTTGGGCACTGACACCGAACAACGGTGCAGCGACACCGCTCAGAAAACCTGCAAACGCATCACGCTCGGCAACCGTCGCGGCGTCCACACCGGCAAGCTTGGTATAGATCTCGGTGTTGTGCTCCGAGCCGCCGATGTTGATTTCGCGTACGACGTAGGGAATCGGCAACACTCGGGCCTTGGCTCGGGCCAGCAAATAGTAGACATGACCCACTTCCTGCCATTCGAAAGCCACCCCGGCCGGGAGCGTCTCGTACCAGTCGCGGAGCAACGAGGTGCGGGTCACGGCGTAGAACGGCGGCAGGTACTGACTCACGTAGTCATGGATACGCGTCAGACCCTGCTCACTGTCGTAGTCCTCTTGAACCTTCTTGTCCCGGCGCAGGTACCGAACCTTATTGCCATGGGAGGAATACATCAGGCAGTAGCCGTGGCAAATGCCGTAGTCCTGGTGATCCTGCAGAAACGCAACGCTGTCGTTGATCGCGGAGGGCAGGATGAAATCGTCGTCGGCGGCGAACAGCATGTACGGGGTGCTGACCAAATTGACCCCGTGGATCAGCTTGGATTGAATCCCCCAGTAGGCGTATTGCGGCAGGTGCAGGTAATCGACTTGCGGGAACTGCTCCTCAATGCCTTCTGCGGCGTCGGTCGAAGAGTCCAGGACCATGATGCGGCAAGGCAGCGTTGCGTAATACTGCAACGCCCTGCGCAAGAACGCAGGGCGATTGTGCGTAATCAGGACAAGGGTGAGTAACTCATGCATTTGCACAGAGGGGGTCATACGTTCATTACCTTTCATGCTGTTTCCTCACCCGCCCTGTTTATCTGCGGACGATGGGACTCGGTAGACTTAGCGAATTCGACGCAGATAACCGTCCGGCGCAACGGTGATCAATAACTTGCTGTGGATCGATGCGTCGATTTCGAAATCCGGATTTTCCTTGAGGTAAGCCCACACCGCCGTCTTCGGATTGTTGCCTACACCCCAAGGGCGATCAGGGAAAGCATCCTCCGCCATGTCCTCGACCACCGTGTCCATGACGACGCAATACCCGCCGACCGTGACGAGCGGTGCGTATGCTCGCAGTTCTTCAAGCACGTGGTCGTGAGTGTGGTTGGAATCCAGAACGACCAATACTTTCAAACCATCGACGCGCGTCTTGACCTGTTCCACCACATCAGCGGCGATACTCGACCCTTGAATCAGGTGAATGCGCTTACTCATCGGGTGAGCTTCGATGGCTTCGCGGTTGTGTTTGCGTATGTCGATGTCGATACCGATGACTTCGCCATGCCCCATCAACTCCAGGAGCGAAGCGTAATAAATGATCGAGCCGCCATGAGCCACGCCGGTTTCAATGATGACGTCAGGACGCAGCGACCAGATGATTTCCTGCATCGCAATCATGTCCTGGGGGAACTGAATAATGGGCCGCCCCATCCAGCTGAAGTTGTACGTGTATTTATGCGGTGCCGTTTCACCGACCCACCCCAGCGATTTTTTCTGAATATCCTGATCCTGTGTCAAACGCTCGATATTCTGGCGGACTTCTTCGCGAAACTGCTCATGAGGATTCATTGATGACTCCGACCTGTAGCCATGGATTGCAGAACCCGTCCATTGTCATAGACAGGCGACTGGGTTCTGATAATTCTTGCGGGACTTCCTACGACAACCGAGTAGTCCGGAACATCTTTGGTCACAACGGCTCCGGCACCGATGGTGACCCATTTGCCTATATTCACGCGCGGTAAAATCGTGGCATGCGTTCCGATGAACGTGCCGTCGCCGATCGTGCAACACCCCGAGACACTGACCCCGTGGGCGATGAATACCGAATCGCCGATGCGGGTCTCATGGCCGATCAGGCTGCCAATATGGATGCTGCTGTTGTCCCCGATACTGACTTCTGCCTGAAGGATGACGCCTTCTTGAATGTAGTTACCAAGCCCGATGTGAGTCATGGTAAGGTCCACGGAAGGATGGATGAAATTGCTCAGCACGCCTCCCTCACTCACGATGACGCGGGTCGTTTCATAACGGACTTGCGTGCTACCGGTGATCAGGTTGACGAAGGCTGCGCTCGGCCCTTTCAAGGTGGCGACCTTCTCCAGTCCACCCAACACCGGGAATCCATAGAAGGGCTTTTCGTGTTTGGTGGCGTCGTTATCCAACAGCGCGAATTCGATGTTCGCGGTGGATCGCTGAATGGCCCTGATCATCCGAATGGTTTCCGGATTGGCGGCACCTAAGAGGTAGACGATCATTGCAGCTCCTTGCATTTGAGGACGTGATGAATGACACCGATCACTCGCCCCTGATCCTCATCGGTCATGTCGTGATAGCTGGGCAGATTGATCGCGCGCTCACATAACGAAAAAGAGACCGGAGTGTCGACGTCGTGTGCCTGAAACATGGGCAAGGACGACAGCGGCCAAAAGAAGACCCGCGCATCGATCTCCTGCGCCTTGAACGCCTCGATCAGCGTGTCACGAGTGATCCCCAAGGCCTCATCGAGCACAACGGTGGGCATCCAGTAACCATTGCGCGAATGCGTCGGCTGAGGATTCATTGATACGCCGACGAGGCCGTGCAGCCCTTGAGCGTATCGATTAAAAATCGCGCGTTTGCGCTCGATCAACTCATCGATGCGTTCAACTTGAGCGCAACCTATGGCCGCTTGCAGGTTGCTCATCTTGTATTTGAAACCGATGAAATCCGGCCAGAACTGGCGCGTACTGCCCGCCACACGGCCGTGGTTCGAGAGCGTCAGGACGCGTTCGTACAGCGCACGGTCTGAGGTGACGAACATGCCGCCCTCGCCCGTTGTCATTGTCTTCGTGCCATGAAACGAAAACGCGCCGAAAGCCCCCATCGAACCGGCGGCCTTGCCTTGCCATTGCGAACCGATGGCTTCTGCAGCGTCTTCGATCACCGGAATGCCGAACTCGGCGCCGATGGCCAGCAACGCGTCCATATCGCACAGGTTGCCGTACAAATGCACCGCGAGAATGGCCTTCGTTTTGGGCGTAATGGCTGCCCGGACCTGCCGCGGGTCCAGGCACCAACTGTCTTCAAGCACGTCGACGAAAACAGGACGGGCCCCGAGGTAATCGATGGGCGCCGCCGAAGCAATCCAGTTGGTGTTACCCAGAATGACTTCATCGTCCGCGCCGACGCCCAGTGCCGCCATGCCCATGTGCAAGGCACCGGTACAACTGGAGGTGGCAATGGCGTACGTCGCGCCCAAATGTTCGGCAAATGTTTTTTCGAAGCGAGTGATGTACTCGTAGCAACGTTCTCCCCAGCCATGCGTCACGGCATCGAGCACGTATTGGGCTTCAAGTTCGCCCACACTGGGCTTGGTGTAATGAATTTTTTTCATCGTACGGTCAACTCCGGCACGGCCACGACGAAGCGACCGCCCCAACGGCTTATGACAGCATATTGCTCAGTGATTTCGTTGATCAGATTCCACGGCAGCACCAGCACGTAATCGGGCTGCTCTTCGATCAGGCGATCCGGTGACACCACCGGGATGCGGCTGCCCGGCAGGAATTTGCCCTGCTTGTGGGGGTTGGCGTCGGCGACCCAGGCGAGCAGGTCGGCCTTGACCCCGGCGTAGTTGAGCAAGGTGTTGCCCTTGGCCGCCGCGCCGTAGCCGACGACACGTTTGCCTTCAGCTTTCGCTTTGAGCAAAAAGTCCAGGAGCTGAAATTTGATGCGTTCGGCGGCAGGCGCCAGCGTGGCGTAGTAATCGCGCGTCTTGACGCCCGCGCTCAGCTCTTTTTCCAACTGCTGCGCAACGGCAGGCGTACGGGGTTGCGGGCCGTCGATACGCTGCACGAACACACGCAGCGAACCGCCGTGGGTCGGCAGCTCGGAGACGTCGAACACCTGAAGTCCATTGCGCGCACACAGGCCTTCAACAGAGGTCAGCGACAGGTACGAATAGTGTTCGTGGTACAGGGTGTCGAATTGACCGCCCGCCATCAGCGTCAGCAGTTGCGGGAATTCGAACGTGGCAACGCCCGACGGCTTGAGCAGGGTCGCGAAACCCGCGAGGAAATCGTTGATGTCCGGCACGTGGGCCAGCACGTTATTGGCGGCCATCAGGTCGGCCGCCCAGCCTTCGTCGCGCAACGCCGTGGCGCTGTCCTTGCCGAAAAACACCTCGCGAATCTCCAGCCCTTTTGCCCGCGCGGCCTCGGCGGTGCTGCGGGTCGGCTCGACACCCAGGCAGGCGATACCGCGCGCTTTGACGTACTGCAGCAGGTAGCCGTCGTTGGCGGCGATTTCCACCACGCGGCTGTCGGCGTTCAAACCGAAGCGCTCGACCATCTGCGCAACGTAGTGCTGTGCGTGGTTCAGCCAAGAACTGGAATACGAGCTGAAATAGGCATAGTCGGCGTCGAACAGGCTGTGCGCGCTGGTGTAATCGTTGGTCTGCACCAGCCAGCAGGCTTCGCAGACTTCCACCTTCAACGGCACCCACTGCTCGGCCTGGGTCAACTGCTCGGCACGCAGGTAGGCGTTGGACGGGGGCGACGTGCCCAGATCGATCAGTGGCAGGCTCAAATGAGCGCCGCAGCCACGGCAGTTCATACACGCACTCCGGCAAAGGATGGGGTCAGAAAAGAATGGGATTCGTCGCGGGCTGACAGATTCTTGACAGGCAACGGCCATTGGATAGCCAGCCGTGGGTCGTGCACCGACAACCCGGCTTCATGCTCGGGGGTGTAGTCGGCGCTGTGCAGATACAGCAGCTGCGCGTCATCGCTCAGCGCCTGAAAACCGTGGGCGAATCCGGCGGGAATCAGCAGGCTACGCCCGTCACCGGCCACCAGGTGTTCGGCGTGCCAGTGCAGGAAGGTGGCCGAGTCAGGGTTCAGGTCGACGGCCACGTCCCACACTTCACCGTGCAGGCAGGTGATCAGCTTGGCCTCCAACTGCGCAGCGGTCTGGTAATGGAGACCGCGCACGCTGCCCCGCTCCGCCGTGCAGGAATGGTTGATCTGACGAACGTGAAACGGACGGCCAAACGCACTCAGGCTGCCTTCGCAAAACAAACGACTGAACTGCCCACGGGCGTCGGCATGACGGCGATGCTCAAGGCTGAACAGGCCCGCCAGCGGCAACGGGACTAGCTGCATTTCGCTCACGCCGCCTCCGTGTACAACGCCAGCTGGCGTTGGGTGAAGTCGTGCATGTCGGCGCCGCGTTTCCAGGCCAGGTGCCAGTCCACGGTGTGCTTCAGACACTGTTCGAGGGACCAGCGGGGTTTCCACTGCAAGCGCTGCCGGGCGCGGGCGCTGTCCAGTCGCAGCAAACCGGCCTCATGCATGTCGCTCGGCTCGACGCGCAAGCCTGGCGCCTGCGGCCAGTGTCTGGCGAGGGTCGCGACCACATCGCCGACGGAACACATGTCGTCGTCGCTCGGTCCGAAATTCCAGGCACCGCCGTATTCCGGGCCGTGTTGATACAGCCGCTCAGCCAACATCAGATACCCCGCTAACGGCTCCAGCGCGTGTTGCCACGGGCGCACAGCGTGGGGGTAGCGCAGGGTCACGGGGTCGTGGGCCGACCAGGCTCTGAGCACGTCGGGGATCAGGCGCTCAGGGGCGAAATCGCCACCGCCCAGCACATTGCCCGCCCGCGCCGTCGCCAGCGCCAGACCGTGTTCGGCGTAATCTTCGGCGGGGAAGAACGACGCGGCGTAGGATTGCGCCAGCAGTTCGCAGCACGCCTTGCTGCTGCTGTAAGGGTCGTGACCGCCGAGGGGTTCGTTTTCTCGGTACGGCCACAGCCACTCCTGATTCGCGTACACCTTGTCGGTGGTGACCAGCACGCACGCGCGCACGCCGCCCATCTGGCGAATCGCGTCCAGCAAATTGAGCGTGCCCATGACGTTGGTGGAATAGGTGCCCAGCGGATCACGGTAGCCTTCACGCACCAACGGCTGCGCGGCCAGGTGCAGGACGATTTCCGGCTGGGTGCGAGCGATCAGATCGAGCAAAGCGCCCAGGTCGCGCAGGTCGCCGCGCTGGTCGCTCAGGCCTTGGTCGACACGGGCCAGTTCGAACAGGCTGGGCTCGGTGCCGGGGTCCAGCGCAAAGCCGGTCACCTGCGCGCCCATACGGGCGAGCCACAGCGACAGCCAACTGCCCTTGAACCCGGTGTGGCCGGTCAGCAGCACGCGCTTGCCTTGCCAGAAGCCGGGGTTCACGCCCAACTTCTCCACGGGGCCTCCCCGCGTTGCCACAGGTCTTCGAGGTAATTCTTGTCGCGCAAGGTGTCCATCGGGTGCCAGAAGCCATGGTGCACGAATGCCTTGAGCTCGCCCCCGGACGCCAGGCGCGTCAACGGTTCGGCTTCCCACGGCGTCATATCGTGTTCGATGTACGGAATGACCTTGGGCGACAGCACGAAGAAGCCGCCATTGATCCAGCCGCCGTCCCCCGGTGGTTTCTCGGTGAAACCTGTGACGCTGTCGCCCACGCAATTCAGCGCACCGTAGCGACCAGGGGGTTGCACGGCGGTGACCGTAGCCAGCTTGCCGTGCTGCAGATGGAAATCGACCAACGCGCCGATGTTCAGGTCGGAAACGCCGTCGCCATAGGTGAAACAGAACGCTTCGTCGTCTTCCACGTACTTTCGTACGCGCTTGAGGCGGCCACCGGTGAGGGTGTCTTCGCCGGTGTCGACCAGCGTCACGCGCCAGGGCTCGCTGTAGTTTTCGTGGACGTCCATGCGGTTATTGCGCATGTCGAAGGTCACGTCGGAGGTGTGCAGAAAGTAGTTGGCGAAGAAATCCTTGATCGCGTAACCCTTGTAGCCCAGGCAAATCACGAAGTCGTGGATACCGTGAGCGGAGTACTGCTTCATGATGTGCCAGAGAATTGGCTTTCCGCCGATCTCGATCATCGGTTTCGGCTTGAGATGGGATTCCTCGCTGATCCGAGTCCCCAGTCCACCCGCCAGAATAATTGCCTTCACCTGCCTACTCCTCCTGTCCCGACAGCGCGCCGCCGCGCTAGCGCGAAGGGTGTGCCCCGAACGTCAAACGACTGAACCGACCTTCGTGTTGATTCGCAAAAACGACACACGCAACGCACGATTTATGGCGATATCCAGAGGACTTGCACGAACCGCGCCAGTTTTTTAGGGGTGGAGAAACGCCAGGTTGGACGTGAATGCAGGTACCTTGTCGGCGGCGTCTTTCGAGATTTGGGTGTTGTGCTTTGGCAACGTCGGCGCGCGGCGATTCCGAGGCAACGCCAAACACGTTTGAGAGGGTTCCACTGTAGGAGCGAATTCATTCGCGAAAAACGGTTCAGGCGATGGAGATGTGTCGGCTGCACCGGCCCCTCGCGAATAAATTCGCTCCTACAGGGGTTGTGCGTTGGCAATGTCCTGGCTCGCCGCGATGCCTGTGGGACACCCGGAGGGACGACGGCAGCGAAGGGGGTGTCACAGGCGCTTTAGGGTGAACATTAATCCGCCAACCACCCATGCACCCAATGCTGCAGGTTGTCTTCGCGCAGCATGAAGTCGCGCTTGACCACTTCGCGCAGTGCATCGCCCTGGCGGTAGCTGGCGTCCGGGTCGGACAGGTGGCCGCGAATCGCGTCCAGCCATTCTTCGGTGCTGTTGGTCAAAATCCGGGTGCGTGGCAGGTAGCCCTGATACGCCGCCGTTTCCGTGCAGATGACCGGGTAGCCGCATGCGCCGTATTCCAGCAGGCGCAGGTTGCTCTTGCAGTCGTTGAAGATGTGCTTCTCCAGCGGCGCCAATGCCAGGTCCAGGTTCAGGCTGGCCAGTTTCGCCGGGTACATGTCCAGCGGGATGACCGGGTGAAACTCGTGAACGTAAGGCCGCAGCGCAGGCGGGCACATGCCGAAGAACACCCAGTCGACCTCATCCGCCAAGGTGCGCACCACCTCGGCGATGATCTCCAGGTCACCGGTGTGGCTGGTGCCTCCGCCCCAGCCCACGCGCGGTTTGCGGCTGGTGCGCCGCTGGCTGCGCAAACTGTCCCACAGGGCCGGGGTCAGCATGTTCGGCACCACGCGTATGTCGTGGTGCATCGACGATAGCGCGTCCGCCAGCGGTTGCGTGGACACCACGACCCGGTCGCACAAGGAAATACCCTGGCGCACCAGACGCTCCATCTCCTGCTTGTCCGGCATGCCCCGCACGTGTTCGTTTTTCTTCGGCACGTGGATCACGTAATCGTCGAGTTCGAAGATGCGTCGCGCGTTGGAGTAGGTTTTCAGTTCGGCGATCTCATCCACCCGTGACTGGCTGTAGCGGCCCTGCAGGACCATGATGTCCGGGGAATGACGCTCGACCTCGATCAGGTCGGGATGCGCGTAGCTGATCACCCCCGTCGCCCGGCCTGCCGACTCAAGGGCAATCAGAGGCTCGGTGACGCGGTAGTGACCGATGGCCGAGGCGTTGATCGGCAACGCCAGCACCTTCGGCAGGTGGGCGGCGGAGAAAGGCGTCCAGCCGCTGTTCAAGCCGGGGTCCAGGCCAAAGCTCGCGGCCCCCAGGCTCTTCAGCGACAGGTTCGGATTGTAGGCGGGATCACGAGCGACCCACGGCAGCCAGCGCAGGTAAAACCGCCGGTTTTCTTCATGCTGCCGCTTGGCCCGCTCGGCATCATGAGGGACGTCAGGCTGGGCGCCACGCGCCATCAGCGCTTGCGGTGTCCACACCACCAGATGACCGGACTCACGCACCCGAAGACAGAAATCCACATGACTCAGGCTGCACCCGAAGTCAGCCGCGTTCAGCCCCTCCAGCCCCTCGAACAGCGACCTGCGCACCATCAGGCAATCCGCGCCGACCGCACTCAAGTCATGCACCACTTGCAGACGCTGCATGTAGCCGCCCGCCTGCAGCGTCTCGCCGCGAAACGGCATGCCGGCCGGGCCGTGCAAACCGAGGATCATCCCGGCGTGCACCACACTGCCATCCGGACCGAACAGTTTCGGCCCCACCACGCCCACGTCGGGACGACGAGCCTGATCAAGCATTTCGTTGAGCCAGTTGCCGTGGGTCACCACCGAATACGGACTGAGCAGCAGCAGGTAGTCGCCCCGTGCATCCATGGCGGCAGCGTTGTACAGCGCTGCATGATCAGTGTCGCCCGCGAAGGTCAGCACTTGCAGGCGAGACGGGTCCAGCTGGCCCATTTCTCCCAGCCAGTCAAGGGTGTTGGACTGCACGCTGCCGTTGTCGAGGATGAGCAGTTCATAGCGGCCATACGCGGTCAGGTTCAGCAGGCTTTCCACACAGCGCTGCAACGGCGCGAGCTGATCCTTGATGACGATCATGATCGACACCAGCGGCTCGTCGTCATGCAGGTAGCGAATACGGTTGAGCAGCGGCAGGTTGACGTCCCGTTCGACGGTGCTGGCAATCGCGCAGCGTTGCAGATGGGCCTCGACCACGCCGAGGTTGTGTTCCCCCACCTCGGGCAGCGCCAGCCACCTGGACAGCGGGAAGCGGGACTCCACGGTCAGTTCACTCAGGTGCCCGATGGCATCGGCCCCGCCCTCCTCGACCAGGCGCCAGAGCAGGTCGTGGGGCGCCAGTTCGCCGAAGCGGGCATCCAGGCCGCCATGCTGGAGCAGCGCGTCGCGCTGAAACGCCAGGCACCGGCCCACATAGGGGTAACTGCGCAGCAGATCAAGGTTGAAAGCAGGCTTGAACACCGGCTCCGCCGACTCACCATCAATCAACGCGCCCTCATCGCAATAGAGACAGCGAAGGCGATCGTTCATGGCAATGCGCTCGGCCAGCATCAGCAATGCCGGCTTGACCAAACGGTCGCCCGCCCGCAGCAGGTAGACCCACTGCGCGCCGTCCAGTTGCGGCAACAGCGTGTTGAGCTGAG
It contains:
- a CDS encoding DegT/DnrJ/EryC1/StrS family aminotransferase produces the protein MKKIHYTKPSVGELEAQYVLDAVTHGWGERCYEYITRFEKTFAEHLGATYAIATSSCTGALHMGMAALGVGADDEVILGNTNWIASAAPIDYLGARPVFVDVLEDSWCLDPRQVRAAITPKTKAILAVHLYGNLCDMDALLAIGAEFGIPVIEDAAEAIGSQWQGKAAGSMGAFGAFSFHGTKTMTTGEGGMFVTSDRALYERVLTLSNHGRVAGSTRQFWPDFIGFKYKMSNLQAAIGCAQVERIDELIERKRAIFNRYAQGLHGLVGVSMNPQPTHSRNGYWMPTVVLDEALGITRDTLIEAFKAQEIDARVFFWPLSSLPMFQAHDVDTPVSFSLCERAINLPSYHDMTDEDQGRVIGVIHHVLKCKELQ
- a CDS encoding class I SAM-dependent methyltransferase; its protein translation is MNCRGCGAHLSLPLIDLGTSPPSNAYLRAEQLTQAEQWVPLKVEVCEACWLVQTNDYTSAHSLFDADYAYFSSYSSSWLNHAQHYVAQMVERFGLNADSRVVEIAANDGYLLQYVKARGIACLGVEPTRSTAEAARAKGLEIREVFFGKDSATALRDEGWAADLMAANNVLAHVPDINDFLAGFATLLKPSGVATFEFPQLLTLMAGGQFDTLYHEHYSYLSLTSVEGLCARNGLQVFDVSELPTHGGSLRVFVQRIDGPQPRTPAVAQQLEKELSAGVKTRDYYATLAPAAERIKFQLLDFLLKAKAEGKRVVGYGAAAKGNTLLNYAGVKADLLAWVADANPHKQGKFLPGSRIPVVSPDRLIEEQPDYVLVLPWNLINEITEQYAVISRWGGRFVVAVPELTVR
- the rfbF gene encoding glucose-1-phosphate cytidylyltransferase, yielding MKAIILAGGLGTRISEESHLKPKPMIEIGGKPILWHIMKQYSAHGIHDFVICLGYKGYAIKDFFANYFLHTSDVTFDMRNNRMDVHENYSEPWRVTLVDTGEDTLTGGRLKRVRKYVEDDEAFCFTYGDGVSDLNIGALVDFHLQHGKLATVTAVQPPGRYGALNCVGDSVTGFTEKPPGDGGWINGGFFVLSPKVIPYIEHDMTPWEAEPLTRLASGGELKAFVHHGFWHPMDTLRDKNYLEDLWQRGEAPWRSWA
- a CDS encoding TIGR00180 family glycosyltransferase gives rise to the protein MKGNERMTPSVQMHELLTLVLITHNRPAFLRRALQYYATLPCRIMVLDSSTDAAEGIEEQFPQVDYLHLPQYAYWGIQSKLIHGVNLVSTPYMLFAADDDFILPSAINDSVAFLQDHQDYGICHGYCLMYSSHGNKVRYLRRDKKVQEDYDSEQGLTRIHDYVSQYLPPFYAVTRTSLLRDWYETLPAGVAFEWQEVGHVYYLLARAKARVLPIPYVVREINIGGSEHNTEIYTKLAGVDAATVAERDAFAGFLSGVAAPLFGVSAQEVKDATLESFEAFAECLRTRKSLTAELIFDSTWTDFKGQPTRLFGPHQYVEMPFYNQAFFDQLTAQEFLLHAMPAGYVQLAELEGIWVRQEALLATHANDVPETVINRLWAAMDLNAFNRRVVKRLAQLLTEQDAEEAPLMNAWAERLAAAPDYDSLRRLEAMPSGKLLNWLPARNPDAAEASAIGRYLAEKDGGPVFGLLLLDLESDMDKLQVTLDSLVEGHNKAFRVVVFTTAEPPTSTTFSNTLHFVKVSASNYVDKLNQAVRQMTSDWVMLAEVGDQFTASGLLRAGLELLGADGIRAVCADEILRQPNGALIHQFRPGVNLDLLQGSPTGMARHWLIRREVFIEAGGYSADFKNALEFDLLLKVIEQGGLGGLAHLDEPLLISDAPQLADNPHERTALVRHLGARGYKALVTFGEAGTLQIDYQHSARPQVSIILHGADDLDALQRSVTSILQRTRYSAYEVLVPVHQGTSAAMLDWLASREKASNRLRVIRDDGDRTGPAQLNAAARQAQGEYLVLLAANAEIVNPNWLGTLLNGGLRPEVGIVGAKSIDSTGKLTQAGLILGMNGGVGSPFVGEEKNAHGYLQRLLVEQNYSAVSATCLMVRKELFDAVGGLDEAQFAQGFADVDLCLKVGQAGYLTVWTPHVQIVHPGTVPDAPGALAALKDKWAASFAHDLAYNRNLSLTGKGFTLAAPTPVNWAQLLA
- a CDS encoding NeuD/PglB/VioB family sugar acetyltransferase; protein product: MIVYLLGAANPETIRMIRAIQRSTANIEFALLDNDATKHEKPFYGFPVLGGLEKVATLKGPSAAFVNLITGSTQVRYETTRVIVSEGGVLSNFIHPSVDLTMTHIGLGNYIQEGVILQAEVSIGDNSSIHIGSLIGHETRIGDSVFIAHGVSVSGCCTIGDGTFIGTHATILPRVNIGKWVTIGAGAVVTKDVPDYSVVVGSPARIIRTQSPVYDNGRVLQSMATGRSHQ
- a CDS encoding cephalosporin hydroxylase family protein, producing MNPHEQFREEVRQNIERLTQDQDIQKKSLGWVGETAPHKYTYNFSWMGRPIIQFPQDMIAMQEIIWSLRPDVIIETGVAHGGSIIYYASLLELMGHGEVIGIDIDIRKHNREAIEAHPMSKRIHLIQGSSIAADVVEQVKTRVDGLKVLVVLDSNHTHDHVLEELRAYAPLVTVGGYCVVMDTVVEDMAEDAFPDRPWGVGNNPKTAVWAYLKENPDFEIDASIHSKLLITVAPDGYLRRIR
- a CDS encoding dTDP-4-dehydrorhamnose 3,5-epimerase family protein; its protein translation is MSEMQLVPLPLAGLFSLEHRRHADARGQFSRLFCEGSLSAFGRPFHVRQINHSCTAERGSVRGLHYQTAAQLEAKLITCLHGEVWDVAVDLNPDSATFLHWHAEHLVAGDGRSLLIPAGFAHGFQALSDDAQLLYLHSADYTPEHEAGLSVHDPRLAIQWPLPVKNLSARDESHSFLTPSFAGVRV
- a CDS encoding glycosyltransferase; translated protein: MNSAPLVSIVIPAYHTRFFQRALQGALIQHYGAVEVIVCDDSRGDEIRTVFDALTQDSAVSARYVRNPQRLGFIGNLHACLAEAKGEFIKFLCDDDQIFPQSVGMQVEQLVKHADVSLVLSQRLFWDADDIQLPSRLENSPLSPTSAIFKGEDLLNIVEIYPLNFLGGLSSALFRREDVLNYLPGLTVPGQSFAGLLDLALYVCMMHHGNVAVLNNVLGVERLHAERLSRQQAMQSSIETEQSWLLEMIKARTGEPYLGKGWVRYMPFTDDMGAERDWQEHALSRSLGTLQTTQGLRVGTSSESFAELYEQWLACRTLRDVQRQQLPNLLMHWPSRPKIVPVILDDTGSRASLDTTLESLDEQLYAPELTLVLSRDCTSSSLEGRIFTMPLQDDPWTQLNTLLPQLDGAQWVYLLRAGDRLVKPALLMLAERIAMNDRLRCLYCDEGALIDGESAEPVFKPAFNLDLLRSYPYVGRCLAFQRDALLQHGGLDARFGELAPHDLLWRLVEEGGADAIGHLSELTVESRFPLSRWLALPEVGEHNLGVVEAHLQRCAIASTVERDVNLPLLNRIRYLHDDEPLVSIMIVIKDQLAPLQRCVESLLNLTAYGRYELLILDNGSVQSNTLDWLGEMGQLDPSRLQVLTFAGDTDHAALYNAAAMDARGDYLLLLSPYSVVTHGNWLNEMLDQARRPDVGVVGPKLFGPDGSVVHAGMILGLHGPAGMPFRGETLQAGGYMQRLQVVHDLSAVGADCLMVRRSLFEGLEGLNAADFGCSLSHVDFCLRVRESGHLVVWTPQALMARGAQPDVPHDAERAKRQHEENRRFYLRWLPWVARDPAYNPNLSLKSLGAASFGLDPGLNSGWTPFSAAHLPKVLALPINASAIGHYRVTEPLIALESAGRATGVISYAHPDLIEVERHSPDIMVLQGRYSQSRVDEIAELKTYSNARRIFELDDYVIHVPKKNEHVRGMPDKQEMERLVRQGISLCDRVVVSTQPLADALSSMHHDIRVVPNMLTPALWDSLRSQRRTSRKPRVGWGGGTSHTGDLEIIAEVVRTLADEVDWVFFGMCPPALRPYVHEFHPVIPLDMYPAKLASLNLDLALAPLEKHIFNDCKSNLRLLEYGACGYPVICTETAAYQGYLPRTRILTNSTEEWLDAIRGHLSDPDASYRQGDALREVVKRDFMLREDNLQHWVHGWLAD
- the rfbG gene encoding CDP-glucose 4,6-dehydratase, giving the protein MEKLGVNPGFWQGKRVLLTGHTGFKGSWLSLWLARMGAQVTGFALDPGTEPSLFELARVDQGLSDQRGDLRDLGALLDLIARTQPEIVLHLAAQPLVREGYRDPLGTYSTNVMGTLNLLDAIRQMGGVRACVLVTTDKVYANQEWLWPYRENEPLGGHDPYSSSKACCELLAQSYAASFFPAEDYAEHGLALATARAGNVLGGGDFAPERLIPDVLRAWSAHDPVTLRYPHAVRPWQHALEPLAGYLMLAERLYQHGPEYGGAWNFGPSDDDMCSVGDVVATLARHWPQAPGLRVEPSDMHEAGLLRLDSARARQRLQWKPRWSLEQCLKHTVDWHLAWKRGADMHDFTQRQLALYTEAA